The following proteins are encoded in a genomic region of Streptomyces lunaelactis:
- the eccB gene encoding type VII secretion protein EccB, whose protein sequence is MQTRRDHVQAYQFATGRLASALVTGDPGRGDSPTRRSALGTLFGAGVVVLLCAGFGVYGLLSPVAKSDWKKNGAVVLEKETGNRYVYANGVLRPARNYASALLIAGKRNAPETVSAKSLAGVPHGFPVGIKGAPDTVPDASGLLTGAWARCLRTGPAGTATGKAGDRPAGQTLVFGPSAGAMAALTADREVLLSGPRGSRYLLMGGTKYPVPAESALIALGLDDQQAVPAPADWLAAVPTGPALTAPTPPGTGTPGGKVAGQAAEVGQFFRTSTGGGAHYYVLRADGLAPVNATAYALLAARPGAPAARQVSQAHIAVAPVSADRGLKDRLPDVLGARPLADGTACLKVGPDGSTQVVVGAASTRQVVIPPGGGVLAVPAGSTLQYLITEQGARYRLADGHAASALGLGDPERRLTLPAGVLALIPEGPLLSRAAAAKW, encoded by the coding sequence ATGCAGACTCGACGCGACCACGTACAGGCCTACCAGTTCGCCACGGGCCGCCTTGCCTCCGCGCTGGTCACCGGAGATCCCGGCCGGGGCGACAGCCCGACCCGCCGGTCCGCGCTCGGCACGCTCTTCGGGGCGGGCGTGGTGGTCCTGCTGTGCGCCGGGTTCGGGGTGTACGGGCTGCTGTCACCGGTCGCGAAGTCCGACTGGAAGAAGAACGGGGCCGTCGTCCTGGAGAAGGAGACCGGCAACCGTTACGTCTACGCGAACGGCGTACTGCGCCCGGCCCGGAACTACGCCTCGGCCCTGCTCATCGCGGGCAAGCGGAACGCCCCGGAAACGGTGTCCGCCAAGTCCCTGGCAGGGGTCCCGCACGGCTTTCCGGTCGGCATCAAGGGCGCCCCCGACACGGTGCCGGACGCGTCCGGGCTGCTGACCGGTGCTTGGGCGCGTTGCCTGCGGACAGGCCCGGCCGGCACGGCCACCGGTAAGGCGGGCGACAGGCCGGCCGGCCAGACCCTCGTCTTCGGCCCGTCCGCCGGTGCGATGGCCGCGCTGACCGCCGACCGTGAGGTGCTGCTCAGCGGGCCCCGAGGCTCCCGCTACCTGCTCATGGGCGGCACCAAGTACCCAGTCCCCGCTGAGTCCGCACTCATCGCCCTCGGCCTGGACGACCAGCAGGCCGTCCCCGCCCCCGCCGACTGGCTGGCCGCGGTCCCCACAGGCCCCGCCCTCACCGCGCCGACGCCGCCCGGCACCGGGACCCCCGGCGGCAAGGTCGCCGGTCAGGCCGCCGAAGTCGGCCAGTTCTTCCGCACCAGCACCGGCGGCGGCGCGCACTACTACGTCCTGCGCGCCGACGGCCTCGCGCCGGTCAACGCGACCGCGTACGCCCTGCTCGCCGCCCGCCCCGGCGCGCCCGCCGCGCGTCAGGTCAGCCAGGCGCACATCGCCGTGGCACCAGTCTCGGCCGACCGCGGCCTGAAAGACCGCCTCCCCGACGTACTCGGAGCCCGTCCCCTGGCCGACGGGACGGCCTGCCTGAAGGTGGGGCCGGACGGAAGCACCCAGGTCGTGGTGGGCGCCGCGAGCACCCGGCAGGTCGTCATCCCGCCCGGCGGCGGGGTCCTGGCGGTCCCGGCAGGCAGCACCCTCCAGTACCTCATCACCGAACAGGGGGCGAGGTACCGGCTCGCCGACGGCCATGCCGCCTCGGCCCTCGGCCTCGGCGACCCCGAGCGGCGGCTTACCCTGCCCGCCGGCGTCCTCGCGCTGATCCCCGAAGGTCCCCTGCTCAGCCGCGCCGCGGCCGCGAAGTGGTGA
- the eccD gene encoding type VII secretion integral membrane protein EccD: MTAPPTAEATEVCRITIAGPAGRADLSVPVTTPVSALLPLLVGHVTTVPDQQGTPWVLQRLGDEALDPEATPQSAGLRHGDVLQLRPADAPLPSLHFDDVSDGIAQGVSGGPGRWRPELTRNLALTLSCLALAALAAALLGAGPGAPTAAASGLTALVLAAGCAGAARLRADRGSVLVAGIGSFVFAGLAGLTFHAGPGGGYAPGAPAALATAACLVALAGALLGLGALPLVVPGTVLIIAVAAAAGVGLVAGARLQDVQASAVVAVAMYVLGHLAPRLALRTARLRVPQLPNDAEELQQDIEPEPGGLVARRVAVATAFLDMLAIASAIVWAVAVWLLAVREPDWAGWLLPLALSAAVLLRARGVGGTLQRVPVVLAGGYGLAVVLVVRVAPAGPAGRAAVLAVLLAAAALLLVGAWRLPHGRLLPVWGHIGDLLEIVTAVALLPLLLRVLHVYAYFRGLAG; encoded by the coding sequence ATGACCGCACCCCCCACGGCCGAGGCCACCGAGGTCTGCCGTATCACCATTGCCGGCCCGGCCGGCCGGGCCGACCTGTCCGTCCCGGTCACCACCCCGGTCTCCGCGCTGCTGCCCCTGCTGGTCGGGCATGTCACCACCGTGCCCGACCAGCAGGGCACCCCCTGGGTACTGCAACGGCTCGGCGACGAAGCCCTCGACCCCGAGGCCACCCCGCAGAGTGCCGGCCTGCGCCACGGCGACGTGCTCCAGCTGCGCCCGGCCGACGCGCCGCTGCCCTCGCTGCATTTCGACGACGTCTCCGACGGGATCGCCCAGGGCGTCAGCGGCGGCCCCGGCAGGTGGCGGCCCGAGCTCACCCGCAACCTCGCGCTGACCCTGTCCTGCCTGGCCCTGGCCGCCCTCGCCGCCGCCCTGCTCGGTGCCGGACCCGGGGCGCCGACCGCCGCGGCGAGCGGGCTGACCGCCCTGGTGCTGGCCGCAGGCTGCGCCGGGGCCGCGCGGCTGCGTGCCGACCGGGGCAGTGTGCTGGTCGCCGGGATCGGTTCCTTCGTCTTCGCCGGGCTGGCCGGGCTGACCTTCCACGCGGGCCCGGGCGGCGGCTACGCCCCCGGGGCGCCCGCAGCGCTGGCCACCGCCGCGTGCCTCGTGGCGCTGGCCGGGGCGCTGCTCGGTCTCGGCGCGCTGCCGCTGGTGGTGCCCGGCACCGTCCTGATCATCGCGGTAGCGGCGGCCGCCGGGGTGGGGCTGGTGGCGGGCGCCAGACTGCAGGACGTCCAGGCCTCCGCGGTGGTCGCCGTCGCCATGTACGTCCTCGGGCACCTCGCGCCCCGGCTGGCCCTGCGCACGGCCCGGCTGCGGGTGCCGCAATTGCCGAACGACGCCGAGGAACTCCAGCAGGACATCGAACCCGAGCCGGGCGGGTTGGTGGCCCGCCGGGTCGCGGTCGCCACCGCCTTCCTCGACATGCTCGCCATCGCCTCCGCGATCGTGTGGGCGGTCGCCGTCTGGTTGCTGGCCGTCCGCGAGCCGGACTGGGCCGGCTGGCTGCTGCCGCTCGCCCTGAGCGCGGCCGTCCTGCTCCGCGCGCGCGGCGTCGGCGGCACCCTCCAGCGCGTCCCTGTGGTGCTCGCGGGCGGCTACGGGCTGGCCGTGGTCCTGGTCGTCCGCGTCGCGCCCGCCGGCCCCGCCGGGCGGGCCGCGGTGCTCGCGGTACTGCTCGCCGCGGCTGCGCTGCTGCTGGTCGGCGCCTGGCGGCTGCCGCACGGACGGCTGCTGCCGGTGTGGGGGCACATCGGCGACCTGCTGGAGATCGTCACGGCAGTGGCGCTTCTGCCGCTGCTGCTCCGGGTGCTGCACGTGTACGCGTACTTCCGCGGCCTGGCTGGCTAG
- the eccCa gene encoding type VII secretion protein EccCa, whose product MPEGQVELAEPPVLGEPATADFGSVMMYLPMGLGAGAMVLMFSVGRGGASMYMMSGMMGIAMVSMTLVQIGRPGAERRRRMRAERRDYLRYLAQKRKQARQAAEEQRTALLWDNPDPAGLWAVASSTRLWERRAGHDDFARVRIGLGTRRAALEFLPPQTKPVEDLEPLCAISLRRFTKAHQTVPRLPVPVALQRFTSVEFTGETDDALALARAMLGQLAVFHSPDELRIAVLADEHDRRMWDWLKWLPHNAHPHEEDSSGPVRLAADDHDALMNLLGPDVRDRPDHDTSSAPSISEPFVVIVAHGVRIPETSRLLGSGLRGVVLLDLTGAVPGGPKVLRLTTRDGRVDFPSDTEIVSGRADHLSATGAENLARLLAPMRTSGGVDLVDRPLESDFDLAAMLGIRDLRTFDVAAKWRPRIAQDARLKVPIGVTEDGEIVEIDLKESAQGGMGPHGLLIGATGSGKSELLRTLVMGLVATHSSEVLNLVLVDFKGGATFLGMDRLPHTSAVITNLADELHLVDRMRDSINGEMIRRQELLRDAGFASLFEYEKARGTGATLAPLPSLLIVVDEFSELLASKPEFVELFVSIGRLGRSLGVHLLLASQRLDESRIHRVEGHLSYRLALRTFSAMESRSVIGTPSAYELPSAPGNGYLKVDTTNLIRFKAAYVSGPAPVASGQVESPRGARAGREVTVFGLEQCGPLASARAEEEAALVSLAEESLRGQADEEAPAEESEESLLEVLAGRLADSGPPARQVWLPPLTSSPSLDQLLPGIVPDPDRGMGAADPRVQGALRIPLGIVDRPFEQLRELLVADLSGGDGHVGVVGAPQTGKSTLLRTLILSLALTHTSREIQFYCLDFGGGGLVSIAGLPHVGSVATRLERDRVLRTVAELSQLLERREQLFADRGLESMAAYRALRDQGAVDDPYGDVFLVVDGWATLRQDFEDLEQQIMELVARGLSFGLHIIASAVRWSEIRARLRDMLGTKWELRLGDSMESEVGSKAAAGVPHQPGRGLTGSGHHFLSALPRLDSSSRTDDLTAATKGAVAEIDTFWTGGRAPGVRLLPTRLDAARLPAPDGERDLRFCLGWDEQRLAPVWHDFAATPHLMVFGDGETGKTNALRLAIRAITSRYGPDEARILLADPGRGLLADVPEEYRVGYVVDSDALGQLAESAAVSVGKRLPGADITPEQLAKRDWWHGPLLFVLIDDYDLFSAAPGAASPMAPLMRLLAQGAQIGLHMVVARSTSGAMRAVMDPLIRRMWELGNPVLLFSYPREEGRFIGEAKPRTLPAGRAQLVTRRAVGLVQTGLVPPATAPTGAR is encoded by the coding sequence GTGCCGGAAGGCCAAGTCGAACTGGCCGAGCCCCCCGTGCTGGGTGAACCGGCCACCGCCGACTTCGGTTCCGTGATGATGTACCTGCCGATGGGGCTCGGCGCCGGCGCTATGGTGCTGATGTTCTCCGTCGGCCGGGGCGGAGCATCCATGTACATGATGTCCGGGATGATGGGCATCGCCATGGTCAGCATGACCCTGGTCCAGATCGGCCGCCCCGGTGCGGAGCGGCGCCGCCGCATGCGCGCCGAACGCCGTGACTACCTGCGCTACCTCGCCCAGAAGCGCAAGCAGGCCCGACAGGCTGCCGAGGAACAGCGCACCGCTCTGCTGTGGGACAACCCCGACCCGGCCGGCCTGTGGGCCGTCGCTTCGAGCACGCGACTGTGGGAGCGCAGGGCGGGCCACGACGACTTCGCCCGGGTCCGGATCGGCCTCGGTACCCGTCGGGCAGCCCTGGAGTTCCTGCCCCCGCAGACCAAACCGGTGGAGGACCTGGAGCCACTGTGCGCGATCTCGCTGCGCCGTTTCACCAAGGCCCACCAGACCGTGCCCCGGTTGCCCGTCCCGGTGGCCCTCCAGCGCTTCACCAGCGTCGAGTTCACGGGCGAGACCGATGACGCGCTGGCTCTGGCCCGGGCGATGCTCGGCCAGCTCGCCGTCTTCCACTCCCCAGACGAACTGCGCATCGCGGTACTGGCCGACGAGCACGATCGCCGCATGTGGGACTGGCTGAAGTGGCTGCCGCACAACGCCCACCCGCACGAGGAGGACTCCTCCGGCCCCGTCCGGCTGGCCGCCGACGACCACGATGCCCTGATGAACCTGCTGGGCCCCGACGTCCGCGACCGGCCGGACCACGACACGTCCTCCGCGCCCAGCATCTCCGAGCCGTTCGTGGTGATCGTCGCCCATGGCGTCCGGATCCCCGAGACCTCCCGGCTGCTCGGCTCCGGGCTGCGCGGCGTGGTGCTGCTCGACCTCACCGGAGCCGTACCCGGCGGGCCCAAGGTGCTGCGGCTCACCACCCGCGACGGCAGGGTCGACTTCCCCTCCGACACCGAGATCGTCTCCGGACGGGCCGACCACCTGAGCGCCACCGGGGCCGAGAACCTCGCCCGGCTGCTCGCTCCGATGCGCACCAGCGGCGGTGTCGACCTGGTGGACCGGCCCCTGGAGTCGGATTTCGACCTGGCCGCCATGCTCGGCATCCGCGACCTGCGCACCTTCGACGTGGCCGCCAAGTGGCGCCCGAGGATCGCTCAGGACGCCCGCCTCAAGGTGCCGATCGGGGTCACCGAGGACGGTGAGATCGTCGAAATCGACCTCAAGGAGTCCGCGCAGGGCGGCATGGGCCCGCACGGCCTGCTGATCGGCGCCACCGGCTCCGGCAAGAGCGAACTGCTGCGCACCCTGGTGATGGGCCTGGTCGCCACTCACTCGTCCGAGGTCCTCAACCTGGTCCTGGTGGACTTCAAGGGCGGCGCCACCTTCCTGGGCATGGACCGCCTCCCGCACACCTCCGCCGTCATCACCAACCTCGCCGACGAACTCCACCTCGTCGACCGCATGCGGGACTCCATCAACGGCGAGATGATCCGCCGTCAGGAGCTGCTCCGGGACGCCGGTTTCGCCTCGCTCTTCGAGTACGAGAAGGCGCGCGGCACCGGAGCGACCCTGGCGCCCCTGCCGTCGCTGCTGATCGTCGTGGACGAGTTCTCCGAACTGCTGGCCAGCAAGCCGGAGTTCGTCGAGCTGTTCGTCTCCATCGGTCGCCTCGGGCGCAGCCTGGGCGTCCACCTGCTGCTGGCCTCCCAGCGGCTGGACGAGTCCCGGATCCACCGGGTCGAGGGCCACCTGTCGTACCGCCTGGCGCTGCGCACCTTCTCCGCCATGGAGTCCCGCAGCGTGATCGGCACCCCCAGCGCCTACGAGCTGCCGTCCGCCCCCGGCAACGGCTACCTCAAGGTGGACACGACCAACCTCATACGGTTCAAGGCCGCCTATGTCTCCGGTCCTGCACCCGTCGCCTCGGGCCAGGTGGAGTCGCCGCGCGGAGCGAGGGCCGGTCGTGAGGTCACCGTCTTCGGCCTGGAACAGTGCGGCCCGCTCGCCTCGGCCCGTGCCGAGGAGGAGGCCGCCCTGGTCTCGCTCGCCGAGGAGTCGCTGCGCGGCCAGGCCGACGAGGAGGCCCCTGCCGAGGAGAGCGAGGAGAGCCTGCTGGAGGTCCTCGCCGGACGGCTTGCGGACAGCGGTCCGCCCGCCCGGCAGGTCTGGCTCCCGCCGCTGACCTCCTCGCCCAGCCTGGACCAGCTACTGCCCGGCATCGTGCCGGACCCGGACCGGGGCATGGGCGCGGCCGACCCGCGGGTCCAGGGTGCGCTGCGGATTCCGCTCGGAATCGTCGACCGGCCCTTCGAGCAGCTGCGCGAACTGCTGGTCGCCGACCTGTCCGGCGGCGACGGGCACGTCGGTGTCGTGGGCGCGCCGCAGACCGGCAAGTCGACCCTGCTGCGGACCCTGATTCTCTCGCTGGCCCTGACCCATACCTCGCGGGAGATCCAGTTCTACTGCCTGGATTTCGGCGGGGGCGGCCTGGTCTCCATCGCCGGCCTGCCGCACGTGGGCTCGGTCGCGACACGGCTGGAGCGTGACCGGGTGCTGCGGACCGTCGCGGAACTCTCCCAGCTCCTGGAGCGCCGCGAGCAGCTGTTCGCCGACAGGGGCCTGGAGTCCATGGCGGCCTACCGTGCGCTGCGCGACCAGGGCGCGGTCGACGACCCGTATGGCGACGTTTTCCTGGTGGTGGACGGCTGGGCGACCCTCCGCCAGGACTTCGAGGACCTGGAACAGCAGATCATGGAACTTGTCGCCCGGGGCCTGTCGTTCGGCCTGCACATTATCGCCTCCGCGGTCCGCTGGTCGGAGATCCGGGCCCGGCTGCGCGACATGCTCGGCACCAAATGGGAACTGCGGCTCGGCGACTCCATGGAGTCCGAGGTTGGCTCCAAGGCGGCGGCAGGGGTGCCGCACCAGCCCGGTCGCGGCCTGACAGGCTCCGGTCACCACTTCCTGTCCGCCCTCCCAAGGCTCGACAGCTCCTCCCGGACCGACGACCTGACGGCGGCCACCAAGGGCGCGGTTGCGGAGATCGACACCTTCTGGACCGGCGGCCGGGCTCCCGGCGTACGCCTGCTGCCGACCCGGCTGGACGCCGCCCGCCTCCCGGCCCCGGACGGCGAACGCGACCTCAGGTTCTGCCTCGGCTGGGACGAGCAGCGGCTCGCCCCCGTGTGGCACGACTTCGCCGCCACCCCGCACCTGATGGTCTTCGGCGACGGCGAGACCGGCAAGACCAACGCCCTGCGCCTGGCCATCCGCGCCATCACCAGCCGCTACGGTCCCGACGAGGCACGCATCCTGCTCGCCGACCCCGGCCGCGGGCTGCTGGCGGACGTGCCCGAGGAGTACCGGGTCGGCTACGTGGTCGACAGCGACGCGCTGGGGCAGCTCGCCGAAAGCGCCGCCGTGTCCGTCGGCAAGCGGCTGCCCGGCGCCGATATCACCCCCGAGCAGCTGGCGAAGCGGGACTGGTGGCACGGCCCGCTGCTGTTCGTCCTGATCGACGACTACGACCTGTTCTCCGCCGCGCCCGGCGCGGCCTCCCCGATGGCCCCGCTGATGCGGCTGCTCGCCCAAGGCGCCCAGATCGGGCTGCACATGGTCGTCGCCCGCAGCACCTCCGGCGCCATGCGCGCCGTCATGGACCCGCTCATCCGCCGTATGTGGGAGCTGGGCAACCCGGTGCTGCTGTTCTCCTATCCCCGGGAGGAGGGCAGGTTCATCGGCGAGGCCAAGCCCCGCACCCTGCCCGCCGGACGCGCCCAGCTCGTCACCCGGCGCGCCGTCGGACTCGTCCAGACCGGCCTGGTGCCCCCGGCCACCGCCCCGACAGGAGCACGATGA
- a CDS encoding trypsin-like serine peptidase gives MTRRTRVAAYVTALLLVLAGVAGCDSSGRLSAFSNPVVEGLWTIQRMAQARSADTRVPNGTGENTGTTDPEPDPVPAQPQKATYHDNAAVMGKLFFDTPDGPSVCSGTAVEDPARPGRSGLVWTAGHCVHAGAGGDWFRNIVFVPSYNNLGLDGTARQTADEDRIAPFGTWWAARSEVAPEWVAEGKPSEGGGSPFDYAVLHVQRQAQPASLQETIGQAAPVWFGAPSATGIGDMAVWGYPAESPFDGERMFSCQDRPGRLSIRPEQPVLYRIGCTMTGGSSGGGWFARSPGGGLALVSNTSIGPTENTWLAGPRLGESARELYRRVSDKAGSS, from the coding sequence TTGACCCGCCGCACACGCGTCGCTGCTTACGTCACTGCACTGCTGCTCGTCCTGGCGGGCGTCGCCGGTTGCGATTCCTCAGGTCGCCTGTCGGCCTTCTCCAACCCCGTCGTGGAAGGGCTGTGGACCATCCAGCGCATGGCACAGGCCCGGTCCGCGGACACCCGTGTGCCGAACGGCACCGGCGAGAACACCGGTACGACGGACCCTGAGCCCGACCCGGTGCCGGCACAGCCGCAGAAGGCGACGTACCACGACAACGCCGCGGTGATGGGGAAGCTCTTCTTCGACACCCCCGACGGGCCGAGCGTGTGTTCCGGCACGGCGGTGGAGGACCCGGCACGCCCCGGCAGATCGGGGCTGGTATGGACGGCGGGTCACTGTGTGCACGCCGGGGCCGGCGGCGACTGGTTCCGCAACATCGTCTTCGTCCCCTCGTACAACAATCTCGGGCTCGACGGAACGGCCCGGCAGACCGCGGACGAGGACCGGATCGCGCCCTTCGGAACCTGGTGGGCCGCCCGGTCGGAGGTCGCACCCGAGTGGGTCGCCGAGGGGAAACCCTCCGAAGGTGGCGGCTCGCCGTTCGACTACGCGGTGCTCCATGTGCAGCGGCAGGCGCAGCCTGCCTCGCTCCAGGAGACGATCGGTCAGGCGGCGCCGGTCTGGTTCGGCGCACCGTCGGCCACTGGTATCGGGGACATGGCGGTCTGGGGCTATCCGGCCGAGTCCCCGTTCGACGGCGAGCGGATGTTCTCGTGCCAGGACAGGCCCGGTCGTCTGTCGATCCGCCCGGAGCAACCGGTGCTGTACCGGATCGGCTGCACCATGACCGGGGGCTCCTCCGGGGGCGGCTGGTTCGCCCGCAGCCCGGGCGGTGGCCTGGCGCTGGTGAGCAACACATCCATAGGGCCAACCGAAAACACCTGGCTCGCCGGGCCCCGCCTGGGCGAGTCGGCGAGGGAG